Proteins from a single region of Belliella baltica DSM 15883:
- a CDS encoding Crp/Fnr family transcriptional regulator, whose product MPEKLKLHLIVDSIKECGNEINLIHLNPDKEISEGLAYVQEGIAKIYGINEKGLKINTDLVFQGEIFLVQNGNYQSRDNFYLEGLKYSKIFFLPLDHLSSIQKEFLPEIQMKFYNERLKRIHQQKVRNYDLELHERVFYLLFDFCLIFGKASDAYYSMPNFFTHDELSNILRNCRQNITACLNELKRDGIIQYNRKEIKIEKTIFEEKKVKYLSGLKKTKK is encoded by the coding sequence ATGCCAGAGAAATTAAAATTACATCTAATTGTCGATTCTATTAAAGAGTGTGGAAACGAAATCAACCTCATTCATCTCAATCCTGATAAGGAAATCAGTGAAGGCCTAGCTTATGTACAAGAAGGAATAGCGAAAATATATGGAATCAATGAAAAAGGACTAAAAATAAACACGGATCTTGTATTTCAAGGGGAGATATTTCTGGTACAAAATGGAAATTACCAATCACGGGACAATTTCTACCTTGAAGGACTTAAGTATTCCAAGATATTTTTTCTCCCATTAGACCATCTTTCATCAATCCAAAAAGAATTTCTTCCCGAAATACAAATGAAATTTTACAATGAAAGGCTCAAAAGGATACACCAACAAAAAGTAAGAAACTATGATTTGGAGCTGCATGAGCGGGTATTTTACTTACTTTTTGACTTTTGTTTGATTTTTGGAAAAGCTTCTGATGCATATTATTCAATGCCCAATTTTTTTACCCATGATGAGTTGTCAAACATATTGAGAAATTGTAGGCAAAACATCACAGCTTGCCTAAATGAGCTCAAGCGTGATGGAATCATTCAATACAATAGAAAAGAAATAAAGATTGAAAAAACTATCTTTGAAGAAAAGAAAGTGAAATACCTAAGTGGTCTCAAGAAAACAAAGAAATAG
- a CDS encoding TonB-dependent receptor, whose protein sequence is MKKILLLTLISLLIFSSGNQNHAVAQNASASIYGIVRNASGETLPGANVILKNESTGFSTGAVTNLEGRFQINQVPLGGPYTIGASFVGEGNVVKQGYMLNLGDQVKVDFDLRDGDNQLETITVTAADYAPNRVSPIGGATRLGLNEIKNLPTSGRSFQDLANLAPTTAPAGSLAIGGTRESSTSITLDGGNQRFMMNGGLISQYTVSMEAIREYEITTNEYSVREGRQGGGAINVVTKSGTNELTGSAFFYNRNQALTASEDYIGRPINDFNINQYGFSLGGPIIKDKLHFFTALDFEDRSEPIAIIDVRDAQTERLEQITQQNLDRFINILEEQYGLDPNRQQTGLFNRKPTNRTIFAKLDWQINKIHKLTFRNNIFWGGNEFVVGGDQTTLADSRGDLEIFGLNSQLALRSTFSPKLTNELKVQYLRAQRDFVARSFAPRGFVGIESFQEDGTRLFRQFQFGGNRIAPEEQGEKQIQLVNTTYLQTGKVFWTFGTDNLITFTNTLNTNEQGGLFQFGSLDDLEARTPFQYSRLVPNNPDGRYTPKLQQTALELSAFAQAELNFTNKLSGSLGVRWDATVFMTTPEYNPLIEAELGRRTDVVAKDYNNFQPRLAFTYDFNEDQKNVLKLGFGGYSASIVHWAQLSNILQTGTQLTDLLLTGAAVPTPNFPSYIQDPSSVPGVPAGGQGRSPYINLIGENFEAPYTWKGNVAYRRFLTNEFYFGANAYFARTVNNYRYQDLNLRNEFAFRLQNEGNRGVYADPSQITNVNLTSPGVVVYPINPSVVNANPNLGRVLELNGDSDIWQRGIIFESGYIFPKGGSITGSFTINRTEDNNSYNCCIARTSVTTAIFDDPRDLQNNRGGANTDFRHKIVLFGSSPTFKNMTISARYVGQSGTPWSPLVFGDIVGDGAGLLINANKRAFIFNPETIRNTPNITPFETLIADGMDVVLSNPDNIARELLIDNLGEVAPRNEIYNPFWHNVDVRFTYRLDNNVIPGLGKSNVEFIAEVFNFTNLLNSDWGGASTVPGSNQILLQSLGLDPIATGQGRPQYAYRVNPTFGETVKANAPYQVQLGLRYTF, encoded by the coding sequence ATGAAAAAAATATTACTCTTGACATTGATTAGTTTACTGATCTTTTCATCAGGAAACCAAAATCATGCAGTAGCTCAGAATGCTTCTGCATCGATTTACGGAATCGTCAGAAATGCATCTGGCGAAACATTGCCAGGTGCCAATGTGATTTTGAAAAATGAATCCACTGGTTTCTCTACTGGAGCGGTAACCAACCTTGAAGGAAGGTTCCAAATCAATCAAGTACCACTTGGTGGACCTTACACTATAGGAGCTTCATTCGTGGGTGAAGGCAATGTAGTCAAACAAGGATACATGCTCAATCTAGGAGATCAAGTCAAAGTAGATTTTGATCTTCGGGATGGGGACAATCAGCTAGAAACAATCACAGTAACTGCCGCTGATTATGCTCCAAACAGAGTATCCCCAATAGGTGGAGCAACAAGGTTAGGACTAAACGAAATCAAAAACCTTCCTACAAGCGGAAGAAGCTTTCAAGACTTGGCAAATTTGGCTCCGACTACCGCACCTGCAGGATCTTTAGCAATTGGTGGTACAAGAGAAAGCTCTACTTCCATCACCCTTGATGGTGGTAACCAAAGGTTTATGATGAATGGCGGATTGATTTCCCAATATACTGTTTCTATGGAAGCTATTCGCGAATACGAAATCACTACCAATGAATATAGCGTAAGAGAAGGTCGTCAAGGTGGCGGCGCTATCAATGTGGTAACAAAATCAGGTACCAATGAACTAACAGGGTCTGCATTTTTCTATAATAGAAACCAAGCACTCACCGCAAGCGAAGATTATATTGGAAGACCCATCAATGATTTTAATATCAATCAATATGGTTTTTCCCTTGGTGGCCCGATCATCAAGGATAAACTGCACTTCTTTACTGCACTTGACTTTGAAGACAGAAGTGAACCGATTGCCATTATTGATGTAAGAGATGCTCAGACTGAAAGACTGGAACAAATTACTCAGCAAAACCTCGATAGATTTATCAATATCCTTGAAGAGCAATATGGTCTAGATCCAAATAGACAACAAACAGGCTTATTCAACAGAAAACCGACAAACAGAACGATCTTTGCAAAGCTTGACTGGCAGATCAACAAAATCCACAAGTTAACTTTCAGAAACAACATCTTCTGGGGAGGAAATGAGTTCGTCGTTGGTGGTGATCAAACTACGCTTGCAGATTCAAGGGGAGATTTGGAAATTTTTGGATTAAATAGCCAATTGGCACTTCGTTCTACTTTTTCCCCAAAATTGACAAATGAACTAAAGGTTCAATATCTCAGAGCCCAAAGGGATTTTGTAGCAAGATCCTTTGCTCCTAGAGGTTTTGTTGGAATTGAGTCTTTTCAAGAAGATGGAACCAGGCTCTTTAGACAATTTCAATTTGGAGGCAATAGAATTGCACCAGAAGAGCAAGGAGAAAAGCAAATTCAACTGGTGAACACAACGTATTTACAAACTGGAAAAGTTTTCTGGACATTTGGTACAGATAATCTAATCACATTTACCAATACTCTTAATACCAACGAACAAGGTGGTTTGTTCCAATTTGGTAGTTTGGATGATTTGGAAGCAAGGACACCATTTCAATATAGCAGATTAGTGCCAAATAATCCTGATGGTAGATATACGCCAAAACTTCAACAAACTGCACTGGAACTTTCAGCATTTGCACAAGCAGAATTGAATTTTACCAATAAGCTTAGTGGCTCTTTGGGAGTTAGATGGGATGCTACAGTTTTCATGACTACCCCAGAATACAATCCTTTGATAGAAGCTGAGCTGGGAAGACGGACTGATGTAGTTGCCAAAGATTACAATAATTTCCAACCTAGATTGGCTTTTACTTATGACTTCAATGAAGATCAGAAAAATGTCTTGAAATTGGGCTTTGGTGGATATTCTGCAAGCATTGTCCATTGGGCTCAATTGAGTAATATTTTGCAAACAGGGACCCAGTTAACCGATTTGCTTCTAACTGGAGCTGCTGTTCCAACACCTAATTTTCCAAGCTACATTCAAGACCCTTCATCCGTACCGGGTGTACCGGCTGGTGGCCAAGGCAGATCTCCATACATCAATTTGATTGGAGAAAATTTCGAGGCTCCTTACACTTGGAAAGGGAATGTAGCATACAGAAGATTCCTTACCAATGAGTTTTACTTTGGAGCTAATGCATATTTTGCAAGAACTGTAAATAACTACAGATATCAAGATTTGAATTTGAGAAATGAGTTTGCATTTAGACTTCAAAATGAAGGAAACAGAGGTGTTTATGCAGACCCAAGTCAGATTACAAATGTAAATTTGACATCTCCTGGAGTAGTAGTGTACCCTATCAATCCTTCGGTGGTAAATGCAAATCCAAATTTGGGTAGAGTCTTGGAATTGAATGGTGATTCAGATATTTGGCAAAGAGGAATCATATTTGAATCTGGATACATTTTCCCTAAAGGAGGTTCGATCACTGGTTCATTTACAATAAACCGAACAGAAGACAACAATTCATACAACTGCTGTATTGCAAGAACATCTGTGACTACAGCAATCTTTGACGACCCAAGAGACCTTCAAAACAACAGAGGTGGAGCAAATACTGATTTTAGGCACAAAATAGTATTGTTTGGATCTTCACCAACATTTAAAAACATGACTATCTCAGCAAGATATGTTGGTCAGTCTGGAACACCTTGGTCTCCATTGGTTTTTGGTGATATAGTCGGAGACGGTGCCGGTCTATTGATCAACGCAAACAAAAGAGCCTTTATCTTCAACCCTGAAACAATCAGGAATACGCCAAACATAACACCATTCGAGACATTGATAGCAGATGGAATGGATGTCGTATTGAGCAATCCTGACAATATTGCTCGGGAATTATTGATAGACAATCTGGGTGAAGTAGCTCCGAGAAACGAAATTTACAATCCATTTTGGCACAATGTCGATGTTCGATTCACTTATAGACTTGACAATAATGTAATCCCTGGACTTGGCAAAAGCAATGTTGAATTCATTGCAGAGGTATTCAACTTCACCAATTTGTTGAACAGTGATTGGGGTGGTGCTTCTACAGTACCAGGTAGCAATCAAATCTTACTTCAGTCACTTGGTTTGGATCCAATAGCTACCGGACAAGGTAGGCCACAGTACGCTTATAGAGTCAACCCAACCTTTGGTGAAACAGTAAAAGCAAATGCACCATACCAAGTTCAGTTGGGTTTGAGATATACATTCTAA
- a CDS encoding TetR/AcrR family transcriptional regulator, producing MEKILKNLRVDINENIYLKDPFSSDLGKEIVNYSLHLIPELGLEHFTFKKLSLKIGCTETAVYRYFENKHKLMLFLTLWYWGFLEQNLVLSSLNVKDPKERLMLAIKILVQGPIYKVNNYIDPICLKRVLVDESTKAYLTKEVDEDYKNGFFNLYNRFGERIAEIILEINPNYEYPKTLVSTIMESSLLQSYYSEHIPSLTEIHPLDNKRVDFFQQLVFKAIENEN from the coding sequence ATGGAAAAAATCCTTAAAAACTTGCGGGTAGATATCAATGAAAATATCTATTTGAAAGATCCATTTAGTTCTGATTTAGGGAAGGAGATTGTCAATTATAGTCTTCACTTGATACCGGAGCTTGGATTGGAGCATTTTACTTTCAAAAAACTTTCACTCAAAATTGGTTGTACAGAGACGGCAGTTTATCGGTATTTTGAGAATAAACATAAATTGATGTTATTCCTTACGCTTTGGTATTGGGGTTTTTTAGAGCAGAATTTAGTTTTAAGTTCCCTCAATGTAAAAGATCCAAAAGAACGTCTGATGTTAGCAATCAAAATATTGGTTCAAGGACCTATTTACAAAGTAAATAATTATATAGATCCCATTTGCTTAAAAAGGGTTTTGGTTGATGAATCCACTAAAGCCTATCTTACTAAGGAGGTTGATGAAGATTATAAAAATGGCTTTTTTAATCTTTACAATAGATTTGGTGAAAGGATAGCTGAAATTATTTTAGAAATAAATCCAAATTACGAATACCCTAAAACACTTGTTTCTACCATTATGGAATCAAGTTTATTACAATCTTATTATTCGGAGCATATTCCAAGTCTTACCGAAATTCATCCTTTGGATAACAAAAGGGTGGATTTTTTTCAACAACTGGTCTTTAAAGCAATAGAAAATGAAAATTGA
- a CDS encoding peptidase domain-containing ABC transporter, with translation MKIDLALTPIRRFARFLNEERKEVYAIYFYTILNGLVSLSLPLGIQAILNFILGGRISTSWILLVVVVGAGISFGGFLQISQLYLTEKLQQRIFTKAGFGFAYRLPRLKLDSLQDKHTPDLVNRFFDAINLQKGMAKILIDFSAASIQVFFGLVLLAFYHPFFIIFGFILISLLILIFYFTSPKGMETSLDESTSKYKVAYWLEEIGRTMATFKLAGTSKLPFMRVDKLLESYVDFRNKHFAILIFQYKILIAFKVLIVCSLLVAGSLLLINNEISIGQFVAAEIIIVLVVNSVEKLILTLETVYDTLTATEKIGQILDLPVERQEGTDKSLTEEFKGLEFKVKNVTYQSRDTQFNILDNVSLDLKTGDKVILTGTSGSGKSTLMYLLAGLYSDYKGKILVNGLPIETMNLDKFRSFIGDSLTHQSIFHGTIYENITLGKEVAIQQIRDIIELVGLKEYIYALKDDIDTGLMPEGKGLSKKIISKIIMARCLAGNPKALILEDLFSYFDNTVKERVAKYILEGPWTTVMVSDDISLLKKAPRIIELSNGKVAFDGPSEAYFEYKNL, from the coding sequence ATGAAAATTGACTTAGCACTTACTCCTATAAGGAGATTCGCTAGATTTCTCAATGAAGAACGTAAAGAGGTGTATGCCATTTATTTTTATACAATCTTAAATGGACTAGTTTCATTGAGTTTGCCTTTGGGTATTCAAGCTATATTAAATTTTATCTTAGGTGGTCGTATAAGTACTTCGTGGATCCTACTTGTAGTCGTAGTTGGGGCTGGGATTTCTTTTGGAGGCTTTTTACAGATCAGTCAGCTGTATCTGACTGAGAAGCTTCAGCAGAGAATTTTCACCAAAGCAGGTTTTGGATTTGCATATAGATTGCCAAGATTAAAATTAGATTCACTCCAAGATAAGCACACGCCTGATTTAGTGAATAGGTTTTTTGATGCGATAAATCTTCAGAAAGGCATGGCAAAAATCCTGATTGATTTCTCCGCAGCATCAATTCAAGTGTTCTTTGGCTTGGTTTTGCTAGCTTTTTATCATCCATTTTTTATCATTTTTGGATTCATTTTGATCTCTTTGTTAATTTTAATCTTCTATTTCACGAGTCCTAAAGGAATGGAGACATCTTTGGATGAATCTACTTCTAAATATAAGGTAGCATATTGGTTAGAAGAAATAGGAAGGACAATGGCCACTTTCAAATTAGCTGGCACTTCCAAACTTCCTTTCATGCGGGTTGATAAATTGTTAGAATCTTATGTTGATTTTAGAAATAAACATTTCGCAATTTTAATTTTTCAATATAAAATTCTAATTGCTTTTAAGGTCTTAATTGTTTGTTCATTGCTTGTTGCGGGTAGTTTATTACTGATCAATAACGAAATCAGTATTGGACAATTTGTGGCTGCAGAAATTATTATCGTATTAGTTGTCAATTCTGTTGAAAAGCTCATTTTAACATTGGAGACTGTATATGATACATTGACTGCTACTGAAAAAATTGGTCAAATTTTGGACTTGCCTGTAGAAAGGCAAGAAGGGACGGACAAGTCTCTCACAGAAGAATTCAAAGGATTGGAATTCAAAGTAAAAAATGTAACCTATCAATCCAGAGACACCCAATTCAACATATTGGATAATGTATCACTTGACTTGAAGACGGGCGATAAAGTAATATTAACTGGTACAAGTGGCAGTGGAAAAAGTACTTTGATGTATTTGTTGGCAGGACTATATTCTGATTACAAAGGGAAAATCTTAGTAAATGGTCTTCCAATTGAAACGATGAATTTGGATAAGTTTAGAAGTTTTATTGGAGATAGCTTGACACATCAATCGATTTTTCATGGTACGATCTATGAAAATATTACTTTGGGAAAAGAAGTAGCTATTCAACAGATCAGAGATATCATAGAACTAGTAGGTCTGAAAGAGTATATCTATGCACTCAAAGATGATATTGATACTGGATTGATGCCTGAAGGCAAAGGTTTGAGTAAAAAAATAATTAGTAAAATTATCATGGCAAGGTGTCTTGCAGGCAACCCAAAAGCACTCATTTTAGAAGATTTGTTTAGTTACTTTGATAATACCGTCAAGGAGAGAGTAGCGAAATATATTCTTGAGGGTCCTTGGACTACAGTGATGGTTTCAGACGATATTTCGCTTTTGAAAAAAGCACCACGAATCATAGAATTGAGTAATGGTAAAGTAGCCTTTGATGGTCCTAGTGAAGCATATTTTGAATATAAAAATCTTTAA
- a CDS encoding HlyD family secretion protein: MLNISKNNIEKGVSFDGFKSFSMTKPTDESKQRIRVLLWFLLGMVLFIFLPWTQNVRSNGYVTALRPDQRPQTVHSVLAGRIEKWYVSEGDYVTKGDTILLISEVKDEYFDPQLLERTKLQVDAKVLSAKSYEQKVLAQEIQVDALKSNNTLRKEQATNRLRMAELKVQSDSIRFEQSKVNFQVGQQQLDRAEKLYQDGLRSLTDFETRKLRFQEVQAGLIAAENNLLSSQNELLAARIELNAIDNDFRDRMAKAESEKYSALSAQYDAEATATKLKNQFTNYEFRTGYRHILAPQDGYITKAIQVGIGETIKEGAEIISILPADAQLAVEMYVEPVDLPLLRPGNKVRFIFDGWPAIVFSGWPQFSNGTFGGKVKAIDNFAGENNKYRVIVVEDPEEDPWPYALKIGSGADGIALLNDVPIWYEIWRQLNGFPADYYTRKEKKANKDKL; this comes from the coding sequence ATGTTAAATATTTCAAAAAATAATATTGAGAAAGGTGTTTCTTTCGACGGCTTCAAGAGTTTTTCAATGACAAAGCCTACCGATGAAAGCAAACAAAGAATCAGAGTCCTACTTTGGTTTCTACTGGGAATGGTTCTTTTTATCTTTCTTCCCTGGACCCAAAACGTAAGGTCTAATGGCTACGTAACTGCTCTTAGACCTGATCAAAGACCGCAGACAGTTCATTCTGTTTTGGCTGGTAGAATTGAAAAATGGTATGTTTCTGAAGGTGATTATGTTACTAAAGGGGATACAATATTACTTATATCTGAAGTTAAAGACGAGTATTTTGATCCACAGCTCTTGGAGAGAACCAAGCTTCAAGTAGATGCAAAGGTACTATCTGCAAAGTCTTATGAGCAAAAAGTTCTCGCTCAAGAAATTCAAGTGGATGCCCTAAAGTCAAACAATACACTGAGAAAAGAACAAGCTACCAATAGGCTCAGAATGGCCGAATTGAAAGTCCAATCAGATAGCATCCGTTTCGAACAGTCTAAGGTCAACTTTCAAGTAGGTCAACAGCAATTGGATCGAGCGGAGAAGTTATATCAAGATGGATTGAGATCTTTGACAGATTTTGAAACCAGAAAATTAAGATTTCAAGAAGTACAAGCAGGATTGATTGCAGCTGAGAACAACTTGCTTAGTTCTCAAAATGAATTACTTGCAGCACGAATAGAATTGAATGCGATTGACAATGATTTTAGAGATAGAATGGCGAAAGCTGAATCTGAAAAATATTCTGCTTTATCAGCACAGTATGATGCTGAAGCGACTGCTACAAAATTGAAAAATCAGTTTACGAATTATGAATTTAGAACTGGCTACAGGCATATTTTAGCTCCACAAGATGGTTACATCACTAAAGCAATTCAAGTCGGAATAGGAGAGACGATCAAAGAAGGTGCTGAAATCATTAGTATTTTGCCTGCTGATGCACAATTGGCGGTAGAAATGTATGTGGAGCCTGTTGATTTACCTCTATTGAGACCAGGGAATAAAGTTCGCTTTATTTTCGATGGTTGGCCTGCTATTGTTTTCTCAGGATGGCCACAATTCTCCAATGGTACATTTGGAGGAAAAGTAAAAGCTATAGATAATTTTGCTGGAGAAAATAACAAATATCGAGTAATAGTAGTAGAAGACCCTGAGGAAGATCCTTGGCCCTATGCTTTGAAGATAGGATCAGGAGCAGATGGTATTGCCTTATTAAATGACGTTCCTATATGGTATGAAATATGGCGACAACTCAATGGGTTCCCTGCGGATTATTACACTAGAAAAGAAAAAAAAGCAAATAAAGATAAATTATAA
- a CDS encoding TolC family protein, with protein sequence MKYLILVCFGFLIALPTLGQEVLRYEQFLDWVKYYHPIAKQADINKQFGEQEMRIARGGFDPLLYGNYDNKQFSDTEYYDKREGGIVIPTMAGVELKGVFEQNSGTYLNPERTVPNNGLIAAGASVNLGQGLFIDKRRAALRQAEIYLNVTQTERQQILNDLYVDASEAYWFWSSTYQNMKILEESVELAEVRFEAVKTSFIQGDLPAIDTIEAYTQVMNRMYRFQSAQIDYFKAAQNLETFLWDEDDNPMNIAMTTFPQNVLDDITLDYDQATLRSLIAEHPLLRLTDYELASLEVERRWKAEQLKPVVKVNYNFLTETVGQFNESPFFENNYKWGFTIQTPLLLRKERGGLGLTKAKIDFKQNDRDLKFLQLRTKLEAEINKFQTLQQQLAVYNANILGLERLLEGEQTRFNIGESSLFLINAREVSVLDGRLILNDLAAKRKVAYVQMLNAAGLGFDE encoded by the coding sequence ATGAAGTATTTGATTCTGGTTTGCTTTGGGTTTTTAATTGCTTTACCTACTCTAGGTCAGGAGGTTTTACGCTACGAGCAGTTTCTAGATTGGGTGAAGTATTATCATCCTATAGCCAAACAAGCTGATATTAATAAACAGTTTGGAGAACAAGAAATGAGAATTGCTAGAGGTGGGTTTGATCCTTTACTTTATGGTAATTATGACAATAAACAGTTTAGCGATACTGAATATTATGACAAGAGAGAGGGGGGAATAGTGATTCCCACTATGGCAGGTGTCGAATTAAAAGGTGTATTTGAACAAAACTCTGGAACTTACCTCAATCCAGAGCGAACTGTACCCAACAATGGACTGATTGCTGCCGGAGCATCGGTCAATCTCGGTCAGGGTTTGTTTATTGATAAAAGAAGAGCGGCCTTAAGGCAAGCTGAGATATATTTAAATGTCACACAAACAGAAAGACAGCAAATTCTCAATGATCTTTATGTAGATGCTTCAGAGGCTTATTGGTTTTGGTCCTCTACTTACCAAAACATGAAGATTTTGGAAGAAAGCGTCGAGTTAGCAGAGGTTAGATTCGAAGCTGTCAAAACAAGTTTTATTCAAGGAGATTTACCAGCAATTGATACTATTGAAGCCTATACTCAAGTGATGAATAGGATGTATAGATTTCAATCTGCCCAAATTGATTACTTTAAGGCAGCTCAAAATTTAGAAACATTTCTTTGGGATGAAGATGATAATCCTATGAACATAGCGATGACTACTTTTCCTCAAAATGTTCTCGATGATATTACACTCGATTATGATCAAGCAACACTCAGAAGTTTGATTGCAGAACATCCATTGTTGAGGTTAACGGATTATGAGCTAGCTTCCTTGGAAGTAGAAAGAAGATGGAAAGCTGAGCAGCTCAAACCAGTTGTGAAGGTAAATTATAATTTTCTGACGGAGACGGTAGGGCAATTTAATGAGTCTCCATTTTTTGAAAATAATTACAAATGGGGATTTACAATTCAAACTCCTCTTCTTTTAAGAAAAGAAAGAGGTGGACTAGGCTTGACCAAAGCAAAAATTGATTTTAAGCAAAATGATCGGGATTTGAAATTTCTCCAACTTAGAACAAAGCTTGAGGCAGAGATTAATAAGTTTCAAACACTTCAGCAGCAACTAGCAGTCTATAATGCAAATATCCTTGGTCTAGAGCGATTATTAGAAGGAGAGCAGACAAGATTTAATATTGGAGAAAGTTCTTTATTCTTGATCAATGCGCGTGAAGTTAGTGTATTAGATGGGAGGTTGATTCTCAATGATCTGGCAGCCAAGAGGAAAGTTGCTTATGTTCAAATGCTAAATGCAGCTGGATTGGGATTTGATGAATAA
- a CDS encoding Gfo/Idh/MocA family protein: MEKDDNSLNNNSRRSFIKASATALAGFYFVPRHVLGGPGFVAPSDRLRVAGIGVGGMGYNDVKGIFNSGKVDIISLCDVDDTRAKRSREDHPKATYYRDYREMLEKEHKNIDALIISTPDHMHAVQAMAAMQLGKHVYVQKPLSHDIYEARKLTEAAEKYKVVTQMGNQGSSGDGVRKMMEWYNAGLIGEATRVYCWTDRPVWPQGIPWSKDTANPPADLDWDLWLGTAPQKDYVANLIPFNWRGWWDYGTGALGDMACHIMEAPFRVLGLSYPESAECSVGSVYVGEFQRGYFPDSCPPSSHITLKFKREGKDDLPFHWMDGGIQPARPEELGPNEMMGDGGNGVIIEGTKGKMMCSTYGRNPQLLPLTKTKDISVAETLYRVPNGDGGHYNNWVEACIGGYGSQEFDQLSSPFSIAGPLTESVLMGNLAIRSYDYRTPKENGNGFDYPGRGIKLVWDGPNMKVTNFDPANQFVKREYREGWKLGV, translated from the coding sequence ATGGAAAAGGATGATAATTCATTAAATAATAATTCAAGACGAAGTTTCATTAAGGCCTCAGCCACTGCTCTTGCTGGATTTTATTTTGTACCTCGTCATGTACTAGGTGGCCCTGGGTTTGTGGCACCTTCAGATAGACTCAGAGTGGCTGGGATTGGTGTTGGAGGAATGGGCTACAATGATGTAAAGGGCATTTTTAATAGTGGGAAAGTTGATATTATTTCTCTTTGTGATGTAGATGATACCCGAGCCAAGCGAAGCCGGGAAGATCACCCAAAGGCCACATACTACCGTGATTATCGTGAAATGCTCGAAAAGGAGCATAAAAATATAGATGCACTAATCATTTCTACTCCTGACCATATGCACGCTGTGCAGGCGATGGCAGCCATGCAATTGGGAAAACATGTGTATGTACAAAAGCCTCTTTCTCACGATATTTATGAAGCTAGAAAACTAACAGAAGCTGCGGAAAAGTATAAAGTTGTGACGCAAATGGGAAACCAAGGATCTTCTGGAGATGGAGTTCGGAAAATGATGGAGTGGTATAATGCAGGTTTGATTGGAGAGGCAACTCGCGTCTATTGCTGGACTGACCGCCCTGTATGGCCACAAGGAATTCCTTGGTCTAAAGACACAGCAAATCCTCCGGCTGATTTAGATTGGGACTTGTGGTTGGGAACAGCTCCACAAAAAGATTATGTAGCCAACTTGATTCCATTCAATTGGAGAGGTTGGTGGGATTATGGCACTGGAGCCTTAGGCGATATGGCTTGTCATATTATGGAAGCACCATTTAGAGTTCTAGGATTGAGCTATCCTGAGTCAGCAGAGTGTAGTGTTGGTTCGGTATATGTGGGAGAATTCCAAAGAGGATATTTCCCAGATAGCTGTCCTCCATCTTCACACATCACACTTAAGTTCAAAAGAGAAGGTAAAGATGATCTGCCTTTCCATTGGATGGATGGTGGGATCCAACCTGCAAGACCTGAAGAACTCGGACCAAATGAAATGATGGGTGATGGTGGCAATGGCGTAATTATCGAAGGCACCAAAGGCAAGATGATGTGTAGCACTTATGGTAGAAATCCACAATTGTTACCGCTCACTAAGACAAAAGATATTTCAGTAGCAGAAACACTTTATAGAGTTCCAAATGGAGACGGCGGTCATTATAACAATTGGGTTGAGGCTTGTATTGGAGGTTATGGAAGTCAAGAGTTTGATCAATTAAGCTCTCCATTCTCCATTGCAGGACCACTGACAGAGTCAGTTTTGATGGGAAATTTAGCCATTAGAAGTTATGACTACAGAACACCAAAAGAAAATGGCAATGGCTTTGATTATCCGGGAAGAGGAATCAAATTGGTTTGGGACGGGCCAAATATGAAAGTAACCAACTTCGATCCTGCCAATCAATTTGTAAAAAGAGAATACAGAGAAGGTTGGAAATTAGGGGTTTAA